A genomic stretch from Nocardia wallacei includes:
- the cas3 gene encoding CRISPR-associated helicase Cas3', translating into MGLSEAARSVWAKSPNSVGDWLPLWQHMDDAADVAGWLFDRWLPGSVVELLARDLGGDVVAARAAVRFLAGVHDVGKATPAFAVQHDLLAQRMREFGLSMPTSKRELPDRDQAHHTVTGHHLLVAWLVERGWRRSVARSWGVVVGGHHGVPLESDPADTAQAYPCLFGQGLWRSVQWELADRVAARIGAADYLDRWRDVKLSTGFQVVVTGLVIMSDWIASSEELLPFLHGALPAVGDGDGRAVRGLRRLALPGPWRPDSVNESVAQLFASRFRLPEGSAVRPVQVAACEAVEEMAGPGLLVVEAPMGEGKTEAALAAAELMAARWGAGGVQVALPTQATTNAMFDRVLAWLDAMGADGQQVGAVTLSHGKARLHREFDGLVREGWLPRTGIGCDEEDSADPQSRRGRHAVVAHAWLAGRKKAPLANFVVGTIDQLLFAALKARHVMLRHLGLAGKVVILDEVHAYDAYMNSYLLKTLTWLGAYRVPVIALSATLPADRRTELLQAYQRGRLGAPPAPPAVQVGYPLLSWTAATEVGSRVVVPSGRTTSVAVQALGGAVDDDFDELTAVLKDLLSEGGCALVVRNTVRRVLATAARLEAEFPGEVIVTHARFIAADRARKDAELLEDFGPGGGAPQRLRRRIVVASQVVEQSLDVDFDVLVTDLAPIDLVLQRMGRLHRHQRGDGQSQRPPKLRQARTYLAAVDFSVSPPALEPAAARHVYQSYPLLRAAAVLLPCLGSVISLPDDIAPLVQNAYGPEPIGPGSWQAAMAEARQRWHSDIARRTDRAMDHQLDDPGRPGKPLVGWLSANVGDADDAAQGQGQVRDGAPSLEVVLIQTTDTGEWQTPSWLPDGDGGLPIPRDVTPDDSTARVMADCALRLPLDFSSAEAEEELWQATPLAWESSLIIYRLPALVVDERGRGRLAGKDIRYTRHTGLDVTA; encoded by the coding sequence ATGGGGTTGAGTGAGGCGGCGCGTTCGGTGTGGGCGAAATCGCCGAATAGCGTGGGGGATTGGCTTCCGTTGTGGCAGCACATGGATGATGCGGCGGATGTGGCGGGGTGGTTGTTCGATCGGTGGTTGCCGGGGTCGGTGGTGGAGTTGCTGGCGCGGGATTTGGGGGGTGATGTGGTGGCTGCGCGGGCGGCTGTGCGGTTTCTGGCGGGGGTTCATGATGTGGGTAAGGCGACTCCGGCATTCGCGGTGCAGCACGATTTGCTGGCGCAGCGGATGCGGGAGTTCGGGTTGAGTATGCCGACGAGCAAGCGTGAGCTGCCGGATCGGGATCAGGCGCATCACACGGTGACTGGGCATCATTTGCTGGTGGCGTGGCTGGTGGAGCGGGGGTGGCGTCGGTCGGTGGCGCGGTCGTGGGGTGTGGTGGTGGGTGGGCATCACGGTGTGCCGTTGGAGTCCGACCCGGCCGATACAGCGCAGGCGTATCCCTGCTTGTTCGGCCAGGGCTTGTGGCGGTCGGTGCAGTGGGAGCTGGCTGATCGTGTCGCGGCGCGGATAGGTGCGGCGGATTACCTCGATCGCTGGCGAGATGTGAAGCTGTCGACCGGTTTTCAGGTTGTGGTGACCGGTTTGGTGATCATGTCGGACTGGATCGCGAGCAGTGAGGAGTTGCTGCCGTTCCTGCACGGCGCGCTACCCGCGGTGGGCGACGGTGATGGTCGGGCGGTGCGAGGATTGCGGCGGTTGGCTCTTCCGGGGCCGTGGCGGCCGGATTCGGTGAATGAGTCTGTGGCGCAGCTGTTTGCGTCGCGTTTCCGGCTGCCAGAGGGCAGTGCGGTGCGTCCGGTGCAGGTGGCGGCGTGTGAGGCGGTGGAGGAGATGGCGGGGCCGGGGTTGCTGGTGGTGGAGGCGCCGATGGGGGAGGGGAAGACCGAGGCGGCGTTGGCGGCGGCGGAGTTGATGGCTGCCCGGTGGGGCGCGGGTGGTGTGCAGGTGGCGTTGCCGACGCAGGCGACGACGAACGCGATGTTCGATCGTGTGCTGGCGTGGCTGGACGCGATGGGCGCCGACGGGCAGCAGGTGGGCGCGGTGACCCTCAGCCATGGAAAAGCCCGGCTGCACAGGGAGTTCGACGGACTGGTGCGCGAGGGCTGGTTGCCGCGGACCGGAATAGGCTGTGACGAAGAGGATTCCGCGGATCCGCAATCGCGCCGGGGGCGGCATGCGGTAGTGGCGCATGCGTGGCTGGCGGGGCGGAAGAAGGCGCCGTTGGCGAATTTCGTGGTCGGCACGATCGATCAGTTGTTGTTCGCGGCGTTGAAAGCGCGGCATGTGATGCTGCGTCACCTCGGGCTGGCGGGCAAGGTCGTCATCCTCGACGAGGTCCACGCCTACGACGCCTACATGAACTCCTACCTGTTGAAGACGTTGACGTGGCTCGGCGCGTACCGGGTCCCGGTGATAGCGCTGTCGGCTACGCTACCGGCAGACCGCCGCACCGAGCTGCTGCAGGCGTATCAACGCGGACGCCTCGGCGCACCACCGGCGCCGCCGGCGGTGCAGGTGGGGTATCCGTTGCTGTCGTGGACAGCGGCCACCGAGGTCGGCAGCCGGGTCGTCGTGCCTTCCGGTCGTACGACGAGCGTCGCGGTGCAGGCACTAGGCGGAGCGGTCGATGACGACTTCGACGAACTCACCGCTGTGCTGAAAGACCTTCTCTCCGAGGGCGGTTGCGCGCTGGTGGTCCGCAATACCGTGCGCCGCGTGCTCGCGACCGCGGCGAGGTTGGAGGCGGAGTTTCCCGGTGAGGTGATCGTGACCCATGCCCGGTTCATCGCCGCGGACCGGGCGCGCAAGGACGCCGAACTGCTGGAAGACTTCGGCCCCGGCGGCGGGGCGCCGCAGCGGTTGCGGCGGCGGATCGTGGTCGCCTCCCAGGTGGTCGAGCAATCCCTGGATGTCGATTTCGATGTCCTGGTCACCGACCTCGCGCCGATCGATTTGGTCCTGCAACGCATGGGACGGTTGCACCGCCACCAGCGCGGCGACGGCCAATCGCAACGCCCGCCGAAACTGCGCCAGGCACGCACTTACCTTGCCGCTGTGGACTTCTCGGTCTCGCCACCCGCACTGGAACCGGCCGCGGCCCGGCATGTGTATCAGTCTTATCCGCTGCTGCGGGCCGCCGCGGTGCTGCTGCCGTGTCTGGGGTCGGTGATTTCGCTGCCCGACGATATCGCGCCCCTGGTGCAGAACGCTTACGGGCCCGAGCCGATCGGTCCCGGCAGCTGGCAGGCGGCGATGGCTGAGGCCCGGCAACGATGGCACAGCGACATCGCGCGCCGTACCGACCGAGCGATGGATCATCAGCTCGATGATCCTGGCCGGCCCGGTAAGCCGCTCGTCGGCTGGTTGTCGGCCAACGTCGGTGACGCCGACGACGCCGCGCAAGGGCAAGGCCAGGTACGTGACGGCGCCCCCAGCCTCGAAGTCGTCTTGATCCAAACCACCGACACCGGGGAGTGGCAGACGCCATCGTGGCTGCCCGACGGTGACGGTGGCCTGCCTATCCCGCGCGATGTCACCCCGGACGATTCGACAGCCCGTGTGATGGCCGACTGCGCGCTGCGGCTGCCGCTGGATTTCAGTTCGGCCGAGGCCGAGGAAGAACTGTGGCAGGCCACCCCACTTGCCTGGGAATCCTCGCTGATCATCTACCGCCTCCCCGCTCTGGTCGTCGATGAGCGCGGCCGTGGACGACTGGCTGGGAAAGACATCCGCTACACCCGCCACACCGGATTGGATGTGACCGCATGA